A window of Rhizobium acidisoli contains these coding sequences:
- a CDS encoding DoxX family protein, whose translation MMESVSSRPGLADLILLLGRLLLSLIFLHEGWSLATDITATVDTFAKLGLSAPVAFATIALQIGAGLSIATGFLCRFGALALAFFCLATALLFHTNLASQNELLHFEKDLAIAGGMFVLAASGAGSISIDNWLRKRTNGLHPWLRAVL comes from the coding sequence ATGATGGAAAGCGTCTCAAGCCGGCCCGGATTGGCCGATCTCATTCTTCTCCTCGGCAGGCTTCTGCTGTCGCTGATCTTTCTGCATGAAGGTTGGTCGCTGGCGACGGATATCACCGCGACCGTCGATACTTTCGCAAAACTCGGGCTCTCGGCGCCGGTTGCCTTTGCCACCATCGCCCTTCAGATTGGTGCCGGCCTGTCCATTGCGACAGGCTTTCTCTGCCGGTTTGGCGCCTTGGCGCTGGCCTTCTTCTGCCTGGCGACCGCCTTGCTCTTCCACACCAATCTTGCGAGCCAGAACGAGCTCTTGCATTTCGAGAAGGACCTGGCGATTGCCGGCGGCATGTTCGTCCTGGCGGCTTCGGGCGCGGGATCGATATCGATCGACAATTGGCTGCGAAAGCGCACAAACGGACTGCATCCCTGGTTGCGGGCGGTGCTCTAG
- a CDS encoding tetratricopeptide repeat protein codes for MKYAILGFIWLCAICAGFSAVTALPAFAVDNMESTDAPDLTSVRAKIDAKDYDGALAELRGLTEDNQQADVYNLMGYTLRKTGDYKTSLTYYTKALELQPDHKAAREYLGELYIETGEMAKAEEQVSTLKQLCPSGCEELEDLQKAIAAKGGN; via the coding sequence ATGAAATATGCAATTCTCGGATTCATCTGGCTTTGTGCCATATGCGCGGGCTTTTCGGCGGTGACGGCGCTTCCCGCCTTTGCTGTCGACAATATGGAATCGACGGACGCTCCCGACCTGACGTCGGTGCGCGCCAAGATCGATGCCAAGGATTACGACGGCGCCCTGGCGGAGCTTCGCGGCCTTACCGAGGACAACCAGCAGGCGGATGTCTATAATCTGATGGGATATACGCTGCGCAAGACGGGCGACTACAAAACGTCGCTGACCTACTACACCAAGGCACTGGAGCTTCAGCCCGATCACAAGGCAGCGCGTGAATATCTCGGCGAACTCTATATCGAAACAGGCGAGATGGCGAAGGCCGAGGAGCAGGTGTCAACACTGAAGCAACTTTGCCCGAGCGGCTGCGAAGAACTCGAAGACCTGCAAAAGGCCATTGCGGCCAAGGGCGGCAATTGA
- a CDS encoding MBL fold metallo-hydrolase, with product MFTMSRRAVLGSAAAAAAFGLSSKLEFVMPALAATPLEPMVGFYKYTIGDVEVTAIYDGIWKKPHDPTFIKNASIEDTKEALSKAGLTTEFMPIPLTVVVLKLGDRLIMMDAGSGVGQWQANATHLPANMAAAGIDYKKIDTIMISHFHPDHVWGLMEKGTNDPVFPNAELIVNAVEYNWWTEPGRVEKLAEGRRPAGKRIAEVFPKWKNWKQVDDGAEVAPGVRLLAAPGHTPGHSAYLVTSGNRQLLVSADIMYVPALLAPHPEWQGSYDQDGPMAVGTRRRLIDRIIADNIAICGSHFPFPGSGTFVKDGNAYGFTPTVQA from the coding sequence ATGTTTACCATGTCACGTCGCGCCGTCCTGGGATCGGCTGCCGCGGCGGCTGCATTCGGTCTGTCGTCGAAGCTCGAATTCGTCATGCCGGCGCTCGCCGCAACGCCGCTGGAGCCGATGGTCGGCTTCTACAAATACACGATCGGGGATGTCGAAGTCACGGCGATCTATGACGGCATCTGGAAAAAGCCGCATGACCCGACCTTCATCAAGAATGCTTCGATCGAGGACACCAAGGAGGCGCTTTCCAAGGCCGGGCTCACGACGGAATTCATGCCGATTCCGCTGACAGTGGTCGTCCTGAAACTCGGCGACCGACTGATCATGATGGACGCGGGCTCGGGCGTCGGTCAATGGCAGGCGAATGCCACGCATCTGCCGGCGAACATGGCGGCCGCCGGCATCGACTACAAGAAGATCGACACGATCATGATCTCGCATTTCCACCCCGATCATGTCTGGGGACTGATGGAAAAGGGAACGAACGATCCTGTCTTCCCGAACGCCGAACTCATCGTCAACGCCGTCGAATACAATTGGTGGACGGAGCCCGGCCGGGTCGAGAAGCTTGCGGAAGGCCGCAGGCCGGCCGGCAAGCGCATTGCCGAGGTTTTCCCGAAATGGAAGAACTGGAAGCAGGTTGACGATGGGGCCGAGGTTGCACCGGGAGTGCGTCTTCTTGCTGCGCCCGGCCACACTCCGGGTCATTCGGCCTATCTTGTCACCTCCGGCAACAGGCAACTGCTTGTCTCGGCCGACATCATGTATGTGCCGGCCCTGCTCGCGCCGCATCCCGAATGGCAAGGCAGCTACGACCAGGACGGGCCGATGGCCGTCGGCACGCGCCGGCGTCTGATCGACCGCATCATCGCCGACAATATCGCGATCTGCGGCTCGCATTTCCCTTTCCCCGGCTCGGGCACCTTCGTCAAGGACGGCAATGCCTATGGCTTTACACCGACAGTCCAGGCCTGA
- a CDS encoding sigma-70 family RNA polymerase sigma factor, producing MMTNVQITYPFGSTDCMLLVRHASEARIPPSPLAVFRGGAAWLFNLMVSGKARSDRVASAAGTSVQHELMQPFQDLIVPHLDAAYSFARFLSRDADAAQDIVQEAFLRAYRNFETYRGGDPRAWLFAIVRNCCHVWRQQDRRKARFEQSLGNDGYADLDEGGEYQIASEEDSPETATIRRSEQQRVRAVISRLPEAMREILVLRELEDLSYRQIAEIIDAPIGTVMSRLARARREFGEAWDACSKRETAG from the coding sequence ATGATGACAAACGTCCAGATCACCTATCCCTTCGGGTCGACCGATTGCATGCTGCTCGTCCGGCATGCGTCGGAAGCCCGTATTCCACCATCACCGCTGGCCGTATTTCGCGGCGGTGCGGCGTGGCTGTTCAATCTCATGGTCTCGGGAAAAGCGCGCAGCGATCGGGTCGCTTCGGCAGCCGGGACGAGCGTGCAGCATGAATTGATGCAGCCCTTTCAGGACCTGATCGTTCCCCATCTTGACGCGGCTTATAGTTTTGCCCGCTTCCTCAGCCGCGACGCCGATGCCGCGCAGGATATTGTCCAGGAAGCGTTTCTGCGCGCCTATCGCAATTTCGAAACCTATCGTGGCGGCGACCCGCGCGCCTGGCTCTTTGCCATTGTCAGGAACTGCTGTCATGTCTGGCGCCAGCAGGATCGCCGCAAAGCGCGGTTCGAGCAGTCTTTGGGCAATGACGGCTATGCTGACCTCGACGAAGGCGGCGAATACCAGATCGCCTCGGAGGAGGATTCGCCGGAGACGGCGACGATCCGACGAAGCGAACAGCAGCGCGTACGCGCTGTCATCAGCCGGCTTCCGGAGGCGATGCGGGAAATCCTTGTCTTGCGCGAGCTTGAAGATCTTTCCTACCGGCAGATCGCCGAGATCATCGATGCGCCGATCGGCACCGTCATGTCGCGGCTTGCCAGGGCGCGGCGTGAATTTGGCGAAGCCTGGGACGCATGCAGCAAAAGAGAGACGGCAGGATGA
- a CDS encoding anti-sigma factor family protein codes for MSEAQQKSCPEWRIMLHGFVDNELDSVHTAQFEDHLAICPNCRAEMERVRAVRKIIDQDGIKWKPPEALRAQVLSMLSFEQAAVSGLPLPRQAPVWRRALDVIRQWSFVPSLAALGAGAFLFINAPSPALLLQEQIMASHVRSMMADHLTDVLTSDQHTVKPWFNGKIDFSPPVSDLAKGGFPLIGGRVDYIGDRAVAALVYRRHGHVINLFIWPAASAAETTTVDDGYNMKQWSDGGLVFWAISDVAAGDLAEFETLFRAAAKG; via the coding sequence ATGAGTGAAGCCCAACAGAAAAGTTGCCCGGAATGGCGCATCATGCTGCACGGCTTTGTCGATAACGAACTCGATTCCGTCCACACAGCGCAATTCGAGGATCATCTTGCCATCTGCCCAAATTGCAGGGCGGAGATGGAAAGGGTTCGTGCCGTGAGAAAGATCATCGATCAGGATGGCATCAAATGGAAGCCGCCGGAGGCGCTGCGCGCGCAAGTGCTGTCGATGCTGTCTTTCGAGCAGGCGGCTGTATCCGGCCTGCCGCTCCCGCGCCAAGCGCCGGTCTGGCGCCGTGCCCTGGATGTCATCCGGCAATGGAGCTTCGTGCCTTCGCTCGCGGCGCTGGGAGCAGGCGCCTTCCTGTTCATCAACGCACCGTCGCCGGCCTTGCTTTTGCAGGAGCAGATCATGGCGAGCCATGTCAGGTCGATGATGGCCGATCATCTGACCGACGTGCTGACCTCGGATCAGCACACGGTAAAACCGTGGTTCAACGGCAAGATCGATTTTTCACCACCGGTCAGCGATCTCGCCAAGGGCGGTTTTCCGCTGATCGGCGGCCGTGTCGACTATATCGGTGATCGCGCCGTTGCGGCTCTCGTCTACCGGCGCCACGGCCATGTCATCAACCTGTTCATCTGGCCGGCGGCCTCGGCCGCTGAGACGACGACGGTGGATGACGGCTATAACATGAAGCAATGGTCGGACGGAGGGCTGGTGTTCTGGGCGATTTCGGATGTCGCCGCAGGCGACCTGGCCGAGTTCGAGACCCTCTTCAGGGCAGCGGCAAAAGGTTGA
- a CDS encoding DUF1345 domain-containing protein, producing the protein MAGEGRANSLAAFAYKHASFIISILAGLVVFLAVTSRDVSAGNILFGWNVSAGVFVALSWRKMLRATVESIRKKAEDLDFSDTVLLALSIGAALASIAGIGIELHSIKEAAPDAALARAGAAVLTILISWMFLHTLFTIHYAHYFYGGTDGEGGLKFPDGIEEPGYWDFLYFSFTIGVAAQTADVAVSSTSMRKLTLLHAVLSFLFNTTILALAINVGASLL; encoded by the coding sequence ATGGCGGGTGAGGGACGGGCAAATTCGCTTGCAGCATTTGCCTACAAGCATGCGAGCTTCATCATATCAATCCTTGCCGGACTGGTGGTCTTCTTGGCTGTGACCTCGCGCGATGTCAGCGCCGGCAACATCCTGTTCGGCTGGAATGTCAGCGCCGGCGTTTTTGTCGCGCTCAGCTGGCGCAAGATGCTGCGGGCAACGGTCGAAAGCATCCGGAAAAAGGCCGAGGATCTCGATTTTTCCGATACGGTTCTTTTGGCTCTTTCGATCGGCGCAGCGCTTGCCAGCATCGCCGGCATCGGCATCGAGCTGCATTCCATCAAGGAAGCGGCGCCTGACGCGGCGCTGGCGCGGGCAGGTGCTGCGGTGCTGACGATCCTGATCTCGTGGATGTTTCTGCACACGCTCTTCACCATCCACTACGCCCATTATTTCTATGGCGGGACGGACGGGGAGGGCGGCCTGAAATTTCCCGACGGGATCGAAGAGCCCGGCTACTGGGATTTTCTCTATTTCTCCTTCACCATCGGCGTTGCCGCGCAGACGGCGGACGTCGCGGTCAGCTCGACCAGCATGCGTAAACTGACGCTGCTGCATGCCGTTCTGTCGTTCCTGTTCAATACGACGATCCTGGCGCTGGCGATCAATGTCGGTGCGAGCCTGCTTTAG
- the tal gene encoding transaldolase, producing the protein MTSKLDQLREITTVVADTGDIEAVARLKPVDCTTNPSIVLKALGTPMFADAIKEAVAWGKKQGGNPDAVSSAVADRLAISVGAALVKLVPGRVSTEVDADLSFDTEASLAKARSIIAAYKDRGIGQDRILIKLASTWEGIRAAEVLQKEGIDCNLTLLFSKAQAIACADAKVFLISPFVGRILDWYKKSTGKDYTAEEDPGVISVREIYNYYKANDIKTIVMGASFRSAGEIEALAGCDRLTISPNLLDELAKDEGKLERKLSPEARKPDPKVSVDEKTFRWMMNEDAMATEKLAEGIRAFAKDLGTLRTMVQKELQLAAA; encoded by the coding sequence ATGACATCCAAGCTTGACCAACTCCGCGAGATTACCACCGTTGTCGCCGATACCGGCGATATCGAAGCCGTCGCCCGCCTGAAGCCTGTGGATTGCACGACGAACCCGAGCATCGTGCTGAAGGCCCTCGGCACGCCGATGTTTGCCGACGCCATCAAGGAAGCCGTTGCCTGGGGCAAGAAGCAGGGCGGCAATCCTGACGCCGTTTCTTCCGCCGTCGCCGATCGCCTCGCCATCTCCGTCGGCGCAGCTCTGGTGAAGCTCGTCCCCGGCCGCGTCTCGACCGAGGTCGACGCCGACCTTTCCTTCGACACCGAGGCTTCGCTTGCCAAGGCGCGGTCGATCATCGCCGCCTATAAGGATCGCGGTATCGGTCAGGATCGCATCCTCATCAAGCTCGCTTCCACCTGGGAAGGCATCCGCGCTGCGGAAGTGCTGCAGAAGGAAGGCATCGACTGCAATCTGACGCTGCTCTTCAGCAAGGCCCAGGCAATCGCCTGCGCGGACGCCAAGGTGTTCCTGATCTCGCCCTTCGTCGGCCGCATCCTCGACTGGTACAAGAAATCGACCGGCAAGGACTACACCGCCGAGGAAGATCCGGGCGTCATCTCCGTCCGTGAAATCTACAACTACTACAAGGCGAACGATATCAAGACGATCGTCATGGGCGCCTCCTTCCGCAGCGCCGGCGAAATCGAAGCGCTTGCCGGTTGCGACCGCCTGACCATCAGCCCGAACCTGCTCGACGAACTCGCCAAGGATGAAGGCAAGCTGGAGCGCAAGCTTTCGCCGGAGGCCCGCAAGCCGGATCCGAAGGTCTCTGTCGACGAGAAGACCTTCCGCTGGATGATGAACGAGGATGCGATGGCGACGGAAAAACTCGCCGAAGGCATTCGCGCTTTCGCCAAGGATTTGGGAACGTTGCGCACCATGGTGCAGAAGGAACTGCAGCTCGCCGCCGCCTGA
- a CDS encoding sugar-binding transcriptional regulator: MVKLKRGTHTAFSEASSLRLRAAWLYYNEGLTQKDVAEQLGISRTTVIRLLDEAMKRSEVQIWINDSIGDCVELAVKLERAYGLDEAIVVPSPIGSDVNSLAKNVGLALGQFLSEAIPDDYTIGVGWGRTMTASLSSFRPPRRANCKVVSLLGGIVAVHQTNPIDYTWRLANQLGAECYMFLAPLLVDSVETKRNLIEKCGLDTIYRLAESLDLAIVSCGDIGPHSTSLSEGWISKAELRELIAAGCVCDTMFNFLDKDGNSVDHSINRRVMSVDLDTLKEAKHIVLSSGGAHRAVAIRATIKRIGCNTLITDESAARALLELAE; the protein is encoded by the coding sequence GTGGTCAAGCTTAAACGCGGCACGCACACGGCCTTTTCGGAAGCATCCTCGCTGCGGTTGAGGGCTGCGTGGCTCTACTACAATGAGGGGCTGACCCAGAAGGACGTCGCCGAACAGCTCGGCATCAGCCGTACCACGGTGATCCGTCTGCTCGACGAGGCGATGAAGCGCAGCGAAGTCCAGATCTGGATCAACGATTCGATCGGTGATTGCGTCGAACTTGCGGTAAAGCTGGAGCGCGCCTACGGCCTCGACGAGGCGATCGTCGTGCCGTCACCCATCGGCAGCGACGTCAATTCTCTGGCAAAGAATGTCGGCCTGGCGCTTGGCCAGTTCCTCTCCGAAGCCATCCCCGACGACTATACGATCGGCGTCGGCTGGGGCCGCACCATGACCGCCTCGCTGTCGAGCTTCCGGCCGCCGCGCCGCGCCAATTGCAAGGTCGTCTCGCTGCTCGGCGGCATCGTCGCCGTGCACCAGACGAACCCCATCGATTACACATGGCGGCTGGCCAATCAGCTCGGTGCCGAATGTTATATGTTCCTGGCGCCGCTCCTCGTCGATTCCGTCGAGACCAAGCGCAATCTGATCGAGAAATGCGGGCTGGACACGATTTATCGTCTGGCCGAGAGCCTTGATCTGGCGATCGTCAGCTGCGGCGATATCGGCCCGCATTCGACCTCGCTGTCGGAGGGCTGGATCTCGAAGGCCGAGCTGCGGGAGCTGATCGCTGCCGGCTGCGTCTGCGACACCATGTTCAACTTCCTCGACAAGGACGGCAATTCGGTCGACCACTCGATCAATCGGCGCGTCATGTCCGTCGATCTCGACACGCTGAAGGAGGCCAAGCATATCGTGCTCTCCTCCGGCGGCGCCCACCGCGCCGTCGCCATCCGCGCCACGATCAAGCGCATCGGCTGCAATACGCTGATCACCGATGAAAGTGCGGCACGGGCACTGTTGGAACTGGCAGAGTGA
- a CDS encoding methylated-DNA--[protein]-cysteine S-methyltransferase, with translation MNMIANLQTDITPDGPDYDIVRRVIELITEDYRDQPSLEVIAARLNQSPTQLQKTFTRWAGLSPKGFLQAVTLDHAKRLLRQEDMPLLETSIEVGLSGPSRLHDLFVTHEAMSPGEWKAKGGGLTIRYGFHICPFGIALIMVTDRGLAGLAFSDSGDERACLEDMTCRWPNAQYVEDLQATVPYAARIFEPGKWSSEQPLRVVLIGTDFQVRVWQSLLKIPFGKAVTYSDIANDIGRPTAQRAVGAAVGANPISFVVPCHRAVGKNGALTGYHWGLTRKRAMLGWESAHA, from the coding sequence ATGAATATGATTGCGAACCTGCAGACAGACATCACGCCTGACGGCCCTGATTATGACATTGTCCGCCGGGTGATCGAACTCATCACCGAGGATTACCGCGACCAGCCTTCGCTGGAGGTGATCGCGGCGCGGCTGAACCAGTCGCCGACCCAGCTGCAGAAAACCTTCACCCGATGGGCCGGCCTGTCGCCCAAGGGTTTCCTGCAGGCGGTGACGCTCGACCACGCCAAGCGGCTGTTGCGCCAGGAAGATATGCCGTTGCTGGAGACCTCGATCGAGGTCGGCCTCTCCGGGCCGAGCCGGCTGCATGATCTCTTCGTCACCCATGAGGCGATGTCACCCGGCGAGTGGAAGGCCAAGGGTGGTGGTCTCACCATCCGCTACGGCTTCCACATCTGCCCCTTCGGCATCGCGCTGATCATGGTGACCGACCGCGGCCTTGCCGGCCTTGCCTTCAGCGATTCCGGCGACGAGCGGGCCTGCCTCGAGGACATGACCTGCCGCTGGCCGAATGCCCAATATGTCGAGGACCTGCAGGCGACCGTTCCCTACGCCGCCCGCATCTTCGAGCCCGGCAAATGGTCATCGGAACAGCCGTTGCGCGTCGTGCTGATCGGCACGGACTTCCAGGTGCGCGTCTGGCAGAGCCTCCTGAAGATCCCGTTCGGCAAGGCCGTCACCTATTCCGATATCGCCAACGATATCGGCCGGCCGACGGCGCAACGCGCGGTGGGGGCTGCGGTCGGGGCCAACCCGATCTCCTTCGTGGTGCCCTGCCATCGCGCGGTCGGTAAGAACGGCGCGCTGACGGGTTACCATTGGGGCCTGACCCGCAAGCGGGCGATGCTCGGCTGGGAATCGGCGCACGCCTGA
- a CDS encoding DUF2244 domain-containing protein, producing MMESNADSLNEQPVFAAELFPHRSLGRRGFRVLLILSGAVCFLYGMFFIATGAWPIGFFFGLDFALLYGAFWLNYRSGRAREEITVSRTDVSVRKFAPSGRMVEHHFNPFWTRFLVRRHQEIGILSMQIFGEGRRTDIGSFLNPDDRESFAKAFKGALATVKQRI from the coding sequence ATGATGGAAAGCAACGCCGACAGCCTCAACGAGCAGCCTGTTTTCGCTGCCGAGCTTTTCCCCCACCGATCGCTCGGCCGCCGGGGCTTCAGGGTGCTGCTGATCCTGTCCGGCGCCGTCTGCTTCCTCTATGGGATGTTCTTCATCGCCACCGGCGCCTGGCCGATCGGCTTTTTCTTCGGGCTGGATTTCGCACTGCTTTACGGCGCCTTCTGGCTGAACTACCGCTCCGGACGAGCGCGCGAGGAGATCACGGTGTCGCGCACCGACGTGTCGGTACGAAAGTTTGCGCCATCGGGGCGGATGGTGGAGCACCATTTCAATCCGTTCTGGACGCGCTTCCTCGTTCGCCGGCATCAGGAGATCGGCATTCTCTCGATGCAGATCTTCGGCGAGGGCCGGCGCACCGATATCGGCTCCTTTCTCAACCCCGACGATCGTGAAAGCTTTGCCAAAGCCTTCAAGGGAGCGCTCGCCACGGTCAAGCAGCGTATCTGA
- the nth gene encoding endonuclease III has translation MAAEYRFTMANPKLKSVTRPSQNSNVIARRKPATAAVKTAYSLAEREEIFRRFSVQRPEPRGELEHSNPFTLVVAVALSAQATDVGVNKATRALFKVADTPEKMLDLGEERLRDYIRTIGLYRNKAKNVIALSQMLVDDFAGKVPETRDELVKLPGVGRKTANVVLSMAFGQATMAVDTHIFRIANRIKLAPGKTPDEVEARLMKVIPQHYLYHAHHWLILHGRYTCKARRPECERCVIADLCKSPEKSWDVPAPLVELPPQVIGEAVE, from the coding sequence ATGGCTGCTGAGTATAGATTCACCATGGCGAATCCGAAACTCAAATCCGTGACCAGACCGTCGCAAAACTCGAATGTGATCGCTCGTCGCAAACCGGCGACGGCGGCGGTGAAGACCGCCTATTCGCTCGCCGAGCGCGAGGAGATCTTCCGCCGCTTCTCGGTGCAGCGGCCGGAGCCGAGGGGCGAACTCGAGCATAGCAATCCCTTCACCCTCGTCGTCGCGGTGGCGCTGTCGGCGCAGGCGACCGATGTCGGCGTCAACAAGGCGACCCGCGCCCTCTTCAAGGTTGCCGATACGCCGGAAAAGATGCTCGATCTCGGCGAGGAGCGGCTGCGCGACTACATCAGGACGATCGGCCTCTATCGCAACAAGGCGAAAAACGTCATCGCCCTCTCGCAGATGCTGGTCGATGATTTCGCCGGCAAGGTGCCGGAGACGCGCGACGAACTGGTGAAACTGCCGGGCGTCGGCCGCAAGACCGCCAATGTCGTGCTCTCCATGGCCTTCGGCCAAGCGACGATGGCCGTCGACACGCATATCTTCCGCATCGCCAATCGCATCAAGCTTGCCCCCGGCAAGACGCCCGACGAGGTCGAGGCGCGGCTGATGAAGGTGATCCCGCAACATTACCTCTATCATGCCCATCACTGGCTGATCCTGCACGGCCGCTACACCTGCAAGGCGCGCCGCCCCGAATGCGAGCGCTGCGTCATCGCCGATCTCTGCAAGTCGCCGGAAAAGAGTTGGGATGTGCCGGCGCCGCTCGTCGAACTACCGCCGCAGGTGATCGGCGAGGCCGTCGAGTAG
- a CDS encoding sulfate transporter family protein, whose translation MILDAARQSLTNLFAPETRSVFWKVLGLTILVLVGLWFALRGAFMAFLFPWLTSFFPDVPDWAGWLALIFAILAGIGLALMLALLLSPVTALIAGLFLDDVADVIEKRDYPNDAAGTAMPLGPAMASSIKFLGVVILGNIVALLLLFIPGVNLVAFFLVNGYLLGREFFEFAAMRFRSPEEARLFRAKHASTVFLGGLVIALFLAIPFVNLLTPLFAAGMMVHLHKMVSARDAGFRV comes from the coding sequence ATGATCCTTGACGCCGCTCGACAATCGCTGACCAATTTGTTCGCGCCGGAAACACGTTCGGTCTTCTGGAAAGTGCTCGGGCTGACGATTCTCGTGCTGGTCGGCCTCTGGTTCGCGCTGCGCGGGGCCTTCATGGCTTTCCTCTTTCCCTGGCTCACCAGCTTCTTTCCCGATGTGCCGGATTGGGCCGGGTGGCTCGCCCTGATTTTCGCAATCCTTGCCGGTATCGGCCTTGCGCTGATGCTGGCATTGCTGCTGTCGCCGGTCACGGCGCTGATCGCCGGCCTGTTCCTCGACGATGTCGCCGACGTCATCGAAAAACGCGATTATCCCAACGACGCGGCGGGGACCGCCATGCCGCTCGGCCCGGCGATGGCAAGCTCGATCAAATTCCTCGGCGTGGTGATCCTCGGCAATATCGTGGCGCTGCTGCTGCTGTTCATCCCCGGCGTCAATCTGGTCGCCTTCTTTCTGGTGAACGGCTATCTGCTCGGACGGGAATTTTTTGAATTCGCCGCCATGCGCTTCCGTTCGCCCGAGGAGGCACGGCTCTTCCGCGCCAAGCACGCCTCTACTGTCTTTCTTGGCGGGCTGGTGATCGCGCTTTTTCTGGCGATCCCCTTCGTCAATCTTCTGACCCCGCTCTTTGCCGCCGGCATGATGGTGCATCTGCACAAGATGGTTTCCGCCCGCGACGCCGGTTTTCGGGTGTGA
- a CDS encoding MurR/RpiR family transcriptional regulator, which translates to MEDFVQKLRQYAKNGTPAERRIAKYFTEHLNDLPFETAASVADRLDLSPMTVGRFLRALGYQGLDSVKVEIRETVTTSPAQLQSAMSELHQDAAEGKPLAVLVAEQIQALHHIYHLTAQPHWSEAVSLISTAREVSIATHARLASLAHHFCQRLTQARDGVRTLDGADNRFAELFARLAVDDALLVIIDCRRFAKARLLARTARRYGYKVVLISPQQADWMADQSNVMLPLPPARAPDLDNLPPLIALLDCLSESVVLEVGEEAALRRRRMLEFATVLGETANH; encoded by the coding sequence GTGGAAGACTTTGTGCAAAAACTCAGGCAATACGCAAAAAACGGCACTCCGGCCGAACGCCGCATTGCGAAATATTTCACCGAACATCTGAACGACCTGCCTTTCGAGACGGCTGCGTCGGTCGCCGACAGGCTGGATCTCTCGCCGATGACCGTCGGGCGCTTCCTGCGCGCGCTCGGCTATCAGGGATTGGACAGTGTCAAAGTCGAGATTCGCGAAACCGTGACGACATCGCCGGCGCAACTGCAAAGCGCCATGAGCGAGCTGCATCAGGACGCCGCCGAGGGCAAACCGCTCGCCGTGCTGGTTGCCGAACAGATCCAGGCGCTCCACCATATCTACCATCTGACGGCGCAGCCGCATTGGTCCGAAGCCGTCAGCCTGATCAGCACTGCCCGCGAAGTGTCGATCGCCACGCATGCCCGGCTTGCAAGCCTCGCCCATCATTTCTGCCAGCGGCTGACGCAAGCCCGTGACGGCGTGCGCACGCTCGACGGCGCCGACAACCGTTTTGCCGAGCTCTTCGCCCGGCTGGCGGTCGACGACGCGCTGCTCGTCATCATCGACTGTCGCCGCTTCGCCAAGGCGCGGCTGCTTGCCAGGACGGCGCGGCGCTACGGCTATAAGGTCGTGCTCATTTCACCGCAGCAGGCGGACTGGATGGCGGATCAGTCGAACGTCATGCTGCCTTTGCCGCCCGCCCGCGCGCCCGATCTCGACAATCTGCCGCCGCTGATCGCGCTGCTCGATTGCCTGTCGGAATCCGTGGTCCTCGAAGTCGGGGAAGAGGCAGCCCTTCGCCGCCGCCGCATGCTGGAATTTGCCACCGTCCTTGGCGAGACGGCCAACCACTGA